Proteins encoded by one window of Sandaracinaceae bacterium:
- a CDS encoding 23S rRNA (pseudouridine(1915)-N(3))-methyltransferase RlmH — protein MRVTIVAVGKVKEKPLRKVLDDYLGRIGRYVKLEEIELKDGPIDQVQAKFEKALDARGKVVALEVEGDAWSSQKLASFVGECEVRSVPSITFLIGGSYGLPPEVSRAADVRLSLSAMTLPHRLARVFLAEQVYRAYTILRGEPYSH, from the coding sequence GTGCGCGTCACGATCGTCGCCGTCGGCAAGGTCAAAGAGAAGCCGCTCCGCAAGGTGCTCGACGACTACCTCGGGCGCATCGGCCGCTACGTGAAGCTCGAGGAGATCGAGCTCAAGGATGGGCCGATCGACCAGGTCCAGGCGAAGTTCGAGAAGGCCCTCGACGCGCGCGGCAAGGTCGTCGCGCTCGAGGTCGAGGGCGACGCGTGGAGCAGCCAGAAGCTCGCCAGCTTCGTGGGCGAGTGCGAGGTCCGCAGCGTGCCGTCGATCACCTTCCTGATCGGCGGCTCGTACGGTCTGCCTCCCGAGGTCAGCCGCGCGGCCGACGTGCGGCTCTCGCTCAGCGCGATGACGCTGCCCCACCGACTCGCCCGCGTCTTCCTGGCCGAGCAGGTCTATCGCGCGTACACGATCTTGCGGGGCGAGCCCTACTCGCACTGA
- the rsfS gene encoding ribosome silencing factor → MAKKSGKAAEPVVESEEQAAARLQRREEQLSSARKLALAIAEAGLDRKALNVEIIDVAGKVDYADFVIVMSGRSDRQVSALAKNVQDDVKKKTGQRCLSVEGLPQAAWVLMDFGDVIVHIFHEDTRGYYDLESLWMDAPRVSTPD, encoded by the coding sequence ATGGCGAAGAAGTCAGGCAAGGCCGCCGAGCCGGTGGTGGAGAGCGAAGAGCAGGCGGCGGCGCGGCTCCAGCGGCGTGAGGAGCAGCTGAGCTCCGCGCGCAAGCTGGCCCTCGCGATCGCGGAGGCGGGGCTCGACCGCAAGGCGCTGAACGTCGAGATCATCGATGTCGCGGGCAAGGTCGACTACGCCGACTTCGTCATCGTGATGAGCGGCCGGAGCGACCGTCAGGTCTCCGCGCTCGCGAAGAACGTCCAGGACGACGTGAAGAAGAAGACGGGCCAGCGCTGCCTCAGCGTCGAGGGCCTGCCGCAGGCGGCCTGGGTCCTGATGGACTTCGGCGACGTCATCGTCCACATCTTCCACGAGGACACGCGGGGCTACTACGACCTCGAGTCGCTCTGGATGGACGCGCCGCGCGTATCGACCCCCGACTGA
- a CDS encoding glutamate-5-semialdehyde dehydrogenase, producing MTEELRTQVETLARRAKAAAKKLAAAPTARKDAVLRRVAAALRAPASEAVLEANVADVQAGEASGLSAALLDRLKLDRARLDGVAAAVDDVVRLPDPVGEITQSRRLPNGLEVARMRAPLGLIGIIYESRPNVTVDAAALCFKAGNACLLRGGKEAFRTNQALASIFAQALEAEGFDPATVSLLPTLEREATLVMIGLDDVLDLVIPRGGEGLIRFVAENARVPVIRHYKGVCHVYVDADADLEKAAAIALNAKTHRPGVCNAMETLLVDAAVADPFLPRIGEAMKDAGVELRGDARTCALVPHAKPATDADWDEEYLDLILAVRVVDGIDAAMEHVAAHGSLHTEAIVTESYGKAQRWLREVDASLVLVNASTRFNDGGQLGLGAEVGISTTKLHAYGPMGLAELCTLKWVARGDGQIRA from the coding sequence GTGACCGAAGAGCTACGAACCCAGGTCGAGACCCTCGCGCGACGCGCCAAGGCCGCCGCGAAGAAGCTCGCCGCCGCGCCGACCGCGCGCAAGGACGCCGTGTTGCGCCGGGTCGCCGCCGCGCTGCGCGCCCCCGCCTCCGAGGCCGTGCTCGAGGCGAACGTCGCGGACGTGCAGGCGGGCGAGGCGTCGGGGCTGAGCGCCGCGCTGCTCGACCGGCTGAAGCTCGACCGCGCGCGACTCGACGGCGTGGCCGCGGCGGTGGACGACGTGGTGCGCCTGCCCGACCCGGTGGGCGAGATCACCCAGAGCCGCCGGCTCCCCAACGGGCTCGAGGTCGCGCGCATGCGGGCCCCGCTGGGTCTCATCGGGATCATCTACGAGTCCCGCCCGAACGTCACCGTCGACGCGGCGGCGCTCTGCTTCAAGGCGGGCAACGCCTGCCTGCTGCGGGGCGGCAAGGAGGCGTTCCGGACCAACCAGGCGCTGGCTTCGATCTTCGCCCAGGCCCTCGAGGCGGAGGGCTTCGACCCGGCGACGGTGAGCCTGCTGCCCACCCTGGAGCGCGAGGCGACGCTGGTCATGATCGGGCTCGACGACGTGCTCGACCTCGTGATCCCGCGCGGCGGCGAGGGGCTGATCCGGTTCGTGGCCGAGAACGCGCGCGTGCCCGTGATCCGGCACTACAAGGGCGTCTGCCACGTGTACGTCGACGCCGACGCGGACCTCGAGAAGGCGGCGGCCATCGCGCTCAACGCCAAGACCCATCGGCCGGGCGTCTGCAATGCGATGGAGACCCTGCTCGTCGACGCGGCGGTGGCCGACCCGTTCCTGCCGCGCATCGGGGAGGCGATGAAGGACGCGGGGGTGGAGCTGCGGGGCGACGCGCGCACCTGCGCGCTGGTGCCCCACGCGAAGCCGGCCACCGACGCCGACTGGGACGAGGAGTACCTCGACCTGATCTTGGCCGTGCGCGTGGTCGACGGGATCGACGCGGCGATGGAGCACGTCGCCGCGCACGGGAGCCTCCACACGGAGGCCATCGTCACCGAGAGCTACGGCAAGGCCCAGCGCTGGCTCCGCGAGGTCGACGCCTCGCTCGTGCTGGTCAACGCCTCGACGCGCTTCAACGACGGAGGGCAGCTCGGCCTCGGCGCCGAGGTCGGCATCTCCACCACCAAGCTCCACGCCTACGGCCCGATGGGGCTCGCGGAGCTGTGCACCCTCAAGTGGGTGGCGCGCGGCGACGGGCAGATCCGGGCGTGA
- the proB gene encoding glutamate 5-kinase: MSEVRATLAAARRVVVKIGSRSIVGASLHEGARPGGGRFAAIAKQVAALRDEGRAVVVVSSGAVAMGRGRLGFTAKPRAIAELQACAAVGQSLLMHGWERAFSPHGLTAAQLLLSHADLTDRERYLNARAALDALLGLGAVPIINENDTVAVDEIRFGDNDQLAAMVCTLAGADLLVLLTDVEGVLDGGERVPTVADVDSARALVSSDLGAAGVGSGGMGSKLEAARRAARHGVPVVIGDARADDTLPRVLAGEDVGTLVLPHGARLSSRKHWIAYTLRPRGDLLLDAGAVDAVRSGGRSLLPAGIIGVRGHFAPGDLVILRDASGAEVGRGLTRYGTEDVAKLAGVRTEDIERRLGYHGGDEVVHRDDLVVE; this comes from the coding sequence GTGAGCGAGGTCCGCGCGACGCTCGCCGCCGCGCGCCGGGTCGTCGTCAAGATCGGCAGCCGGTCCATCGTCGGGGCCTCGCTGCACGAGGGCGCGAGACCCGGCGGGGGGCGCTTCGCGGCGATCGCGAAGCAGGTGGCCGCGCTCCGCGACGAGGGGCGCGCGGTGGTCGTGGTCTCGAGCGGCGCGGTCGCCATGGGGCGCGGGCGGCTCGGCTTCACCGCCAAGCCCCGGGCCATCGCGGAGCTGCAGGCGTGCGCCGCGGTGGGGCAGTCGCTGCTCATGCACGGCTGGGAGCGCGCGTTCTCGCCGCACGGGCTCACCGCGGCCCAGCTCCTCCTCAGCCACGCGGATCTGACCGACCGCGAGCGCTACCTGAACGCGCGGGCGGCGCTCGACGCGCTGCTCGGCCTCGGAGCGGTGCCGATCATCAACGAGAACGACACGGTTGCGGTCGACGAGATCCGCTTCGGGGACAACGATCAGCTCGCCGCGATGGTCTGCACGCTCGCGGGCGCGGACCTCCTGGTGCTGCTCACGGACGTCGAGGGGGTGCTCGACGGCGGCGAGCGCGTGCCGACGGTGGCCGACGTCGACTCCGCGCGCGCGCTGGTCTCCTCCGACCTCGGGGCCGCCGGGGTCGGCAGCGGCGGCATGGGGAGCAAGCTGGAGGCCGCCCGCCGCGCGGCGCGACACGGGGTCCCGGTCGTGATCGGTGACGCGCGCGCGGACGACACCCTGCCTCGCGTGCTGGCGGGGGAGGACGTCGGCACGCTCGTGCTGCCGCACGGCGCGCGGCTCTCGAGCCGCAAGCACTGGATCGCCTACACCCTGCGGCCGCGCGGAGATCTGCTGCTCGACGCGGGGGCGGTCGACGCGGTGCGCTCCGGCGGCCGCTCGCTCCTGCCGGCGGGCATCATCGGCGTGCGCGGGCACTTCGCGCCGGGCGACCTGGTGATCCTCCGAGACGCCTCGGGCGCCGAGGTGGGCCGCGGGCTGACGCGCTACGGGACCGAGGACGTCGCGAAGCTGGCCGGGGTCCGCACCGAGGACATCGAGCGCCGGCTCGGCTACCACGGCGGGGACGAGGTCGTGCACCGCGACGACCTCGTCGTCGAGTGA
- a CDS encoding prepilin peptidase: MLVSDFPPAMIRAFGFLFGALWGSFFNVAIYRWPREMSVVSPPSHCPSCGAAVPWYRNLPILGYVLLRGKAACCGAQLTPRYFLVELLSGALGLALAERFIVDMGPTASLSESAVSAGLFFAFVGGLVVATFVDLEWMEIPDEVSIGGTALGLATVTLREPGPDAVEAALGAGGGFLMVQLLLVWAWERLTGRRGMGEGDSKLLMFIGAFLGWKGALFALVGGAFQGVIVSAIVVGAGGRMKGGEHSQPAAEGDPDPDAPEAEEDDQEDGEEGDDPEGASNDLLVADGTRAVLDSGGSRLIIQDDRGRLLWEYIAASEDDSPLRRPVPFGPFLALGALEFLFFGEPLIDLYLRLFD, from the coding sequence GTGCTCGTCAGCGACTTCCCGCCCGCCATGATCCGCGCCTTCGGGTTCCTCTTCGGAGCGCTCTGGGGGAGCTTCTTCAACGTCGCGATCTACCGCTGGCCACGCGAGATGAGCGTGGTCAGCCCGCCGAGTCACTGCCCGAGCTGCGGCGCCGCCGTGCCCTGGTACCGGAACCTGCCCATCCTGGGCTACGTCCTCCTGCGAGGCAAGGCCGCTTGCTGCGGCGCGCAGCTCACGCCGCGCTATTTCCTGGTGGAGCTGCTGAGCGGCGCGCTCGGCCTCGCGCTCGCCGAGCGCTTCATCGTGGACATGGGGCCGACCGCGTCGTTGAGCGAGAGCGCCGTCTCGGCCGGGCTCTTCTTCGCGTTCGTGGGCGGCCTCGTCGTGGCGACGTTCGTGGATCTCGAGTGGATGGAGATCCCCGACGAGGTGTCGATCGGCGGCACCGCGCTCGGGCTCGCCACCGTCACCCTGCGCGAGCCGGGCCCCGACGCGGTGGAGGCGGCGCTCGGCGCGGGCGGCGGCTTCCTGATGGTGCAGCTGCTCCTGGTCTGGGCCTGGGAGCGCCTCACCGGCCGGCGCGGCATGGGCGAAGGCGACAGCAAGCTCCTCATGTTCATCGGCGCCTTCCTCGGCTGGAAAGGCGCGCTCTTCGCGCTCGTCGGCGGCGCCTTTCAGGGTGTGATCGTCAGCGCGATCGTCGTCGGCGCGGGGGGCCGCATGAAGGGCGGCGAGCACAGCCAGCCCGCGGCGGAGGGAGACCCGGATCCGGACGCGCCCGAAGCGGAAGAAGACGACCAGGAAGACGGCGAAGAAGGAGACGATCCGGAGGGCGCGTCGAACGATCTCCTCGTCGCGGACGGCACCCGCGCCGTGCTCGACTCGGGCGGCTCACGTCTGATCATCCAGGACGATCGCGGGCGCCTCCTCTGGGAGTACATCGCGGCCAGCGAGGACGACTCTCCGCTCCGCCGCCCCGTCCCGTTCGGCCCGTTCCTCGCGCTCGGCGCGCTCGAGTTCCTCTTCTTCGGCGAGCCGCTGATCGACCTCTACCTGCGGCTCTTCGACTGA
- the dnaE gene encoding DNA polymerase III subunit alpha produces the protein MGPFPRPPMPTAELVHLHVHSEFSMLDGAIRIPQLVEKVRELGMPAVALTDHDNMHGAVRFFRACKAAEIKPILGCEVSFTPGRRDDETNRRQHHLVLLAASQEGYQNLVRLDSRGWVEGANKPRIDFEVLAEHGKGVIGTTACMGGYVSQEILMKGEAAGREALGRLKDCFEPGHFFVELQDHGFPEQEPLNDILNELAKELDLPVVATNDCHYLFREQAKPQLALQCIAAGRPLEEMSRAHHGSDRMYLLSPEEMAQTFRHLPEALANTMRIAEMCGGACDPLSKPKLPRFALPEGMSEAEYLKKISHDGLNARFDELTKIGRNLDVGAYRERLDLELGIIESMGFPGYFLIVQDFINWAKKQHIPVGPGRGSGAGSLVAYSLRITDLDPIHHGLLFERFLNPERVSMPDFDVDFCMDRRDQVIDYVREKYGETSVGQIATFHQLKSKSVVRDVGRVMGMAPADAGRIAALIPEPIQGKTVPIKKALEEEPRLDAIYKEDAGVKDLLDTAMELENLNRHAGMHAAGVVISEGPLWDHVPVFCPEPKVYVTQYDKDDVEAAGLVKFDFLGLKTLTVIDVAVQLIDKRPDREGKPFDLAGIPMDDPATFALLQSGETTNVFQLESSGMQQLFRQLKPDCFEDIVAAVALYRPGPLGTGMVEDFVQRKHGRIKVEYPNPVLKETLQDTYGVIVYQEQVMQIARVMGGYSLGGADILRRAMGKKKESEMAKQRAVFVEGAGKQGHAPEEAGRIFDLVAHFAGYGFNKSHSAAYALITYQTAFLKTHYPVEFVAATLTADKDKTDKVVRTVAEARSMGITVLPPDVNQSEIDFTVVYEPKPARVKRRKSRPVAMGGEVRDPWGPKIRFGLGGVKGIGSGALEAVFEARSMTPEGEPSEDGTQQPFTDVFDFTSRVDLKRVNKGVAEALVQCGAFDTVHAELGVHRAAAHAGIEAAIERGKRASADRDAGQTSLFGLLEPAQARAVASSGSSAFPSVEPWDLKELLAREKATLGFYVSGHPLQRYASELKRFCDADTVTVAGRKGGERVVLGGSVEGYRERQTKSGGKMAFFHLEDAEGRVEVIVRSRNLDEAREALTCGDPILLTADVKFEFNRQADSEGPEETKLVLMEAAPLAESLRARTKAVRLRLHVDRTDSTKLVGLKKALDDYPGPCPVTLEILSPKERWWISVPQTGLSVEPSEAFLSSLERLFGEKVCELR, from the coding sequence ATGGGCCCCTTCCCCCGGCCGCCCATGCCCACCGCCGAGCTCGTCCACCTCCACGTCCACTCCGAGTTCTCGATGCTCGATGGGGCGATCCGGATCCCCCAGCTCGTCGAGAAGGTGCGCGAGCTGGGCATGCCCGCGGTCGCGCTCACCGACCACGACAACATGCACGGGGCGGTGCGCTTCTTCCGGGCCTGCAAGGCGGCGGAGATCAAGCCGATCCTCGGCTGCGAGGTGTCCTTCACGCCCGGGCGGCGGGACGACGAGACCAACCGGCGCCAGCACCACCTGGTGCTCCTCGCGGCGAGCCAGGAGGGCTATCAGAACCTGGTGCGGCTCGACAGCCGCGGCTGGGTGGAGGGGGCGAACAAGCCGCGCATCGACTTCGAGGTGCTGGCCGAGCACGGCAAGGGGGTCATCGGGACCACCGCCTGCATGGGCGGCTACGTCTCGCAAGAGATCCTGATGAAGGGCGAGGCGGCGGGGCGGGAGGCCCTCGGCCGCCTGAAGGACTGCTTCGAGCCCGGCCACTTCTTCGTGGAGCTGCAGGACCACGGCTTCCCCGAGCAGGAGCCGCTCAACGACATCCTGAACGAGCTGGCCAAGGAGCTGGACCTGCCGGTCGTGGCCACCAACGACTGCCACTACCTCTTCCGCGAGCAGGCCAAGCCGCAGCTCGCGCTGCAGTGCATCGCGGCCGGGCGCCCGCTCGAGGAGATGTCGCGGGCCCACCACGGCTCCGACCGCATGTACCTCCTGAGCCCGGAGGAGATGGCGCAGACCTTCCGCCATCTCCCCGAGGCGCTCGCGAACACGATGCGCATCGCGGAGATGTGCGGCGGCGCGTGCGACCCGCTCAGCAAGCCCAAGCTCCCCCGCTTCGCCCTGCCCGAGGGGATGAGCGAGGCCGAGTACCTGAAGAAGATCAGCCACGACGGCCTGAACGCCCGCTTCGACGAGCTGACCAAGATCGGGCGTAACCTCGACGTCGGCGCGTACCGCGAGCGGCTCGATCTCGAGCTCGGGATCATCGAGTCGATGGGGTTCCCGGGCTACTTCCTCATCGTCCAGGACTTCATCAACTGGGCCAAGAAGCAGCACATCCCGGTCGGGCCGGGCCGCGGCTCGGGCGCGGGCTCGCTCGTCGCCTACTCGCTGCGCATCACCGACCTCGACCCGATCCACCACGGCCTGCTGTTCGAGCGGTTCCTGAACCCCGAGCGCGTGTCCATGCCCGACTTCGACGTCGACTTCTGCATGGACCGGCGCGACCAGGTCATCGACTACGTGCGCGAGAAGTACGGCGAGACCAGCGTCGGGCAGATCGCCACCTTCCATCAGCTCAAGAGCAAGAGCGTCGTGCGCGACGTCGGCCGCGTGATGGGCATGGCCCCCGCCGACGCCGGCCGCATCGCGGCGCTCATCCCCGAGCCCATCCAGGGCAAGACCGTCCCGATCAAGAAGGCGCTCGAAGAGGAGCCGCGCCTCGACGCCATCTACAAGGAAGACGCGGGCGTCAAAGACCTCCTCGACACCGCGATGGAGCTCGAGAACCTGAACCGCCACGCGGGCATGCACGCGGCGGGCGTGGTGATCAGCGAGGGGCCGCTCTGGGACCACGTCCCGGTGTTCTGCCCCGAGCCCAAGGTCTACGTCACCCAGTACGACAAGGACGACGTCGAGGCGGCGGGGCTCGTCAAGTTCGATTTCCTGGGACTGAAGACCCTCACCGTGATCGACGTCGCGGTGCAGCTCATCGACAAGCGGCCCGACCGAGAGGGCAAGCCCTTCGACCTGGCGGGCATCCCGATGGACGACCCGGCGACCTTCGCGCTCCTGCAGTCCGGCGAGACCACGAACGTCTTCCAGCTCGAGAGCTCGGGCATGCAGCAGCTCTTCCGGCAGCTCAAGCCGGACTGCTTCGAGGACATCGTCGCCGCGGTGGCGCTCTACCGCCCGGGCCCGCTCGGCACGGGCATGGTCGAGGACTTCGTCCAGCGGAAGCACGGGCGGATCAAGGTCGAGTACCCGAACCCGGTCCTCAAGGAGACCCTCCAGGACACCTACGGCGTCATCGTCTACCAGGAGCAGGTCATGCAGATCGCGCGCGTCATGGGGGGCTACTCCCTCGGCGGCGCGGACATCCTGCGGCGCGCGATGGGCAAGAAGAAGGAGTCGGAGATGGCGAAGCAGCGCGCCGTCTTCGTCGAGGGCGCGGGCAAGCAGGGCCACGCCCCCGAGGAGGCGGGCCGCATCTTCGATCTCGTCGCCCACTTCGCCGGCTACGGCTTCAACAAGTCGCACTCCGCGGCGTACGCGCTCATCACGTACCAGACCGCGTTCCTCAAGACGCATTACCCGGTGGAATTCGTCGCCGCGACGCTGACGGCCGACAAGGACAAGACCGACAAGGTCGTGCGCACCGTCGCCGAGGCGCGCTCGATGGGCATCACCGTCCTGCCGCCGGACGTGAACCAGTCGGAGATCGACTTCACCGTCGTCTACGAGCCGAAGCCCGCGCGGGTGAAGCGCCGCAAGAGCCGCCCCGTCGCGATGGGCGGCGAGGTGCGCGACCCGTGGGGCCCGAAGATCCGCTTCGGCCTCGGCGGCGTGAAGGGCATCGGCAGCGGCGCGCTCGAGGCGGTGTTCGAGGCGCGCTCGATGACGCCCGAGGGCGAGCCCTCCGAGGACGGAACGCAGCAGCCGTTCACGGACGTCTTCGACTTCACGAGCCGCGTCGACCTGAAGCGCGTCAACAAGGGTGTCGCCGAGGCGCTCGTTCAGTGCGGCGCCTTCGACACCGTGCACGCGGAGCTGGGGGTGCACCGCGCCGCCGCGCACGCGGGCATCGAGGCGGCCATCGAGCGGGGCAAGCGCGCGAGCGCCGACCGCGACGCGGGGCAGACGAGCCTCTTCGGCCTCCTCGAGCCGGCCCAGGCCCGCGCGGTGGCGAGCAGCGGCTCGAGCGCCTTCCCTTCCGTCGAGCCGTGGGATCTCAAGGAGCTGCTCGCCCGCGAGAAGGCCACCCTCGGCTTCTACGTCTCGGGCCACCCGCTGCAGCGCTACGCGAGCGAGCTGAAGCGCTTCTGCGACGCCGACACCGTGACCGTGGCGGGCCGCAAGGGGGGAGAGCGCGTCGTGCTCGGCGGCTCGGTCGAGGGCTACCGCGAGCGTCAGACCAAGAGCGGCGGCAAGATGGCGTTCTTCCACCTCGAGGACGCCGAGGGCCGCGTGGAGGTCATCGTCCGCAGCCGCAACCTGGACGAGGCGCGCGAGGCGCTGACCTGCGGCGATCCCATCCTGCTCACCGCAGATGTCAAGTTCGAGTTCAACCGACAGGCCGACAGCGAGGGCCCCGAGGAGACCAAGCTCGTCCTCATGGAGGCCGCGCCGCTCGCCGAGTCCCTGCGCGCCCGCACCAAGGCCGTGCGCCTGCGCCTCCACGTCGACCGCACGGACTCCACCAAGCTCGTCGGCCTCAAGAAGGCCCTCGACGACTACCCGGGCCCCTGCCCCGTGACCCTCGAGATCCTCAGCCCGAAGGAGCGCTGGTGGATCTCCGTCCCCCAGACCGGCCTCAGCGTCGAGCCCAGCGAGGCCTTCCTCAGCAGCCTCGAGCGCCTCTTCGGCGAGAAGGTCTGCGAGCTCCGCTAG
- a CDS encoding serine/threonine-protein kinase, which yields MTTPYEAEHLQGRVLLYLQVVLAIDVAAHVSDLVMPPLVGWGSEGLTGSYTSLRWIVSSLLVTGWAVTRFTQPRRWLLESLESVMTVGLAVVYGYLSLEITRVGPAVSGVAFSVLGVVLLLVVRAALVPSPILRTVAVGVASFGCAFAVARASLMSVDAVSREGMVFMSGAFVVATAVTSHVIYGLRRQVRTAMRLGQYQLGRKLGEGGMGIVYEATHLMLRRPTAVKLLPVEKVGERTVARFEREVQQTSRLEHPNSVRIYDYGRTPDGQFYYAMEYLDGVTLEQLVAREGPLPEARAAHILAQAAHALAEAHDLGLVHRDIKPANLMICDRGRIPDTVKVLDFGLVKLTDEPEQGLDITHANTIVGTPQYLAPEAIRDADAVGPASDVYALGAVGFFLVTGRHVFTGKSVVEICAQHLSATPERPSDVLGRAVDPDYEALIADCLEKDPAVRPRDGAELADAIERLQLPGWTVEDARAWWDGFSSRETSDDVATAPTQLAADAGSVGNTQLAVDLGERS from the coding sequence ATGACGACGCCATATGAGGCCGAGCACCTGCAGGGGCGCGTGTTGCTCTACCTGCAGGTGGTCCTGGCCATCGACGTCGCGGCCCACGTCAGCGACCTGGTGATGCCGCCGCTGGTGGGGTGGGGCTCCGAGGGGCTGACCGGCTCCTACACGTCGCTCCGGTGGATCGTGAGCAGCCTGCTGGTCACGGGCTGGGCGGTGACGCGGTTCACACAGCCCCGCCGGTGGCTGCTGGAGTCACTCGAGAGCGTGATGACGGTGGGTCTGGCGGTCGTCTATGGCTATCTGTCCCTGGAGATCACCCGGGTCGGGCCCGCGGTCTCGGGGGTGGCGTTCTCGGTGCTGGGCGTCGTCCTCTTGCTCGTCGTGCGGGCGGCGCTCGTGCCCAGCCCCATCCTGCGCACGGTCGCCGTCGGCGTGGCGTCGTTCGGCTGCGCCTTCGCGGTGGCGCGCGCTTCGCTCATGAGCGTGGACGCGGTGTCCCGCGAGGGCATGGTCTTCATGAGCGGCGCCTTCGTCGTCGCGACCGCGGTCACCTCGCACGTCATCTACGGGCTGCGCCGTCAGGTGCGGACCGCGATGCGCCTCGGCCAGTACCAGCTCGGCCGCAAGCTGGGGGAGGGCGGCATGGGCATCGTGTATGAAGCGACGCACCTCATGTTGCGGCGCCCGACCGCGGTGAAGCTCCTGCCGGTCGAGAAGGTGGGCGAGCGCACGGTGGCGCGCTTCGAGCGCGAGGTGCAGCAGACGAGCCGGCTCGAGCACCCGAACAGCGTGCGCATCTACGACTACGGGCGGACGCCGGACGGGCAGTTCTACTACGCGATGGAGTACCTCGACGGCGTGACCCTCGAGCAGCTCGTAGCGCGCGAGGGCCCGCTCCCCGAGGCGCGCGCGGCGCACATCCTCGCGCAGGCCGCGCACGCGCTCGCGGAGGCCCACGACCTCGGCCTGGTGCACCGGGACATCAAGCCCGCCAACCTGATGATCTGCGACCGGGGGCGTATCCCGGACACGGTCAAGGTGCTCGACTTCGGCCTGGTGAAGCTGACCGACGAGCCGGAGCAGGGTCTCGACATCACGCACGCGAACACCATCGTCGGCACGCCGCAGTACCTCGCGCCCGAGGCCATCCGGGACGCGGACGCGGTCGGCCCCGCGTCGGACGTCTACGCGCTGGGCGCGGTGGGCTTCTTCCTCGTCACGGGGCGGCACGTCTTCACCGGGAAGTCCGTGGTCGAGATCTGCGCGCAGCACCTCAGCGCGACCCCCGAGCGGCCCTCGGACGTGCTCGGGCGCGCGGTGGATCCGGACTACGAGGCGCTGATCGCGGACTGCCTGGAGAAGGATCCGGCGGTGCGCCCGCGGGACGGCGCGGAGCTGGCCGACGCGATCGAGAGGCTGCAGCTCCCGGGCTGGACGGTGGAGGACGCGCGCGCGTGGTGGGACGGGTTCTCGTCCCGGGAGACGAGTGACGACGTCGCAACGGCCCCCACGCAGCTCGCCGCCGACGCTGGGTCGGTCGGGAACACGCAGCTGGCCGTCGACCTCGGCGAGCGCAGCTGA
- a CDS encoding glutathione S-transferase family protein: protein MTLTLHHHPFTRAAGVLWMLEEVGCEYTLEHLDIMTGAHKRPEFKGVNPMGKIPTLVDGDTVVTEAAAIGLYLADRYALGRLAPPPDSPERGTYLRWSFYAPSVIEPGCLAKAAKWDFKPSQAGWGSYEEMLDTISAAIGDGPWLLGEQFTMADVVFGGTVRWMTMFGMLDERPEYVAYVERLAARTAYQRSTEINERIIEERGLKRG, encoded by the coding sequence ATGACGCTGACCCTTCACCACCACCCGTTCACCCGCGCGGCGGGCGTCCTCTGGATGCTCGAGGAGGTCGGGTGCGAGTACACGCTCGAGCACCTCGACATCATGACCGGCGCGCACAAGCGGCCCGAGTTCAAGGGGGTCAACCCGATGGGTAAGATCCCCACCCTCGTCGACGGCGACACCGTCGTGACCGAGGCGGCCGCGATCGGGCTCTACCTCGCCGACCGCTACGCCCTCGGGCGCCTCGCGCCACCGCCCGACAGCCCCGAGCGCGGCACCTACCTGCGCTGGTCGTTCTACGCGCCATCCGTGATCGAGCCGGGGTGCCTGGCCAAGGCCGCCAAGTGGGACTTCAAGCCCAGCCAGGCCGGCTGGGGCAGCTACGAGGAGATGCTCGACACCATCAGCGCGGCCATCGGCGACGGCCCCTGGCTGCTCGGTGAGCAGTTCACGATGGCCGACGTCGTCTTCGGCGGCACCGTCCGCTGGATGACGATGTTCGGCATGCTCGACGAGCGCCCCGAGTACGTGGCCTACGTCGAGCGCCTCGCCGCGCGCACCGCCTACCAGCGATCGACCGAGATCAACGAGCGCATCATCGAGGAGCGCGGCCTGAAGCGAGGTTGA